Proteins encoded in a region of the Candidatus Cloacimonadota bacterium genome:
- the trxA gene encoding thioredoxin: protein MEHLTKETFKQKIHDFEQNKDWKFLGDKPAIIDFYADWCGPCKMVTPVLEELAEEYKGKLDIYKVDTEDQQELAAAFGIRSIPSLLFAPVDEKPQMAMGALPKGSFEEIISDVLKVKK, encoded by the coding sequence ATGGAACATTTGACGAAAGAAACTTTTAAGCAGAAAATTCATGATTTTGAGCAGAATAAGGATTGGAAATTTCTGGGAGATAAGCCCGCAATTATCGATTTTTATGCAGATTGGTGTGGACCATGTAAAATGGTAACTCCAGTTTTGGAAGAACTGGCAGAAGAATACAAAGGCAAACTTGATATTTACAAGGTAGATACTGAAGATCAGCAGGAGCTGGCAGCAGCTTTTGGAATTCGCAGTATACCATCTTTGCTTTTTGCACCGGTAGATGAAAAACCGCAAATGGCGATGGGAGCCTTACCGAAAGGATCATTTGAAGAGATAATTTCTGATGTTTTAAAAGTAAAAAAATAA
- a CDS encoding tetratricopeptide repeat protein, protein MKKTILIIVLFVLTVFLAAIPTRIDSLEHAVNNLKGIEKVIMLNQLSEIYLASSPRKSSELSSEAYDLASDLQDSFASAKSLLMMGKANYRLGNYQPALSNLIKSQKLFSTLNDKRGMADVQLIAGLTQLRLSNFDRALFYLLNTLKLERELGSKKGTLKALNHIADLHYYLQNYDESLKYYKDALALEQQVGSSESISTTLSNLGMVHADRGDFDNALQYYMRSLQIEQKAENSGGVANAYYNLGLLYSKLEDYDRALDYLDQSLNLNLEIGSKYEISNTFLHIGKIYTKLGDKDMAFANLTQGIQIAIDINSRILLRDGYYNLYEYYNEQNDLPHAFQYYKLYANQKELILTETNKKQLQELQTGLQHLDNEKEIELKEKEEVIGRLVSDKRKLFNLLLIFGVVAVTSAAGILYYRFRQESIINKKLKTEIVEKEEIEHKLSNRLAIEKVVSSISSNFIKIKDFNKVIKLSLENIGKVCNASRASLFLISENNKALERTHVWQESGLGMLPPSIKEMEISKNKWWNSKLENDEIVHVDDVSMMPQEAFQEQRFLEQQGVKSALAFAVKFKQRLIGFVSFENFSKTHKWQTEDFALLSLFSETIGLFFERKEMEDRLRNANSLLERRVSERTQELANANQELQLEIAERKRAQQDLNDSYHRLKKAMEETVNALISAVEIRDPYTAGHQLRVATLSREIGLAMGLGKEQLDSIRIAAILHDIGKIYVPTEILTKPARLTETEYSMIKNHPLAGYDILKTIDFELPVAKIVYQHHEKINGSGYPQGLAGNEIMLEAKIVNIADVVDAMISQRPYRNSQGIDEALAELRRNAGLLYDEDIVQVCIDLFNNRGFQFEEIKVRTSPR, encoded by the coding sequence ATGAAAAAAACGATCTTGATAATAGTACTATTTGTATTGACGGTATTTTTAGCAGCAATTCCAACCAGAATTGACAGTTTAGAACATGCCGTGAACAATCTGAAAGGGATCGAAAAAGTAATCATGTTGAACCAGTTATCCGAGATTTATCTGGCATCATCTCCACGAAAAAGTAGTGAACTGAGTTCTGAAGCTTACGATCTTGCTTCCGATCTTCAGGATAGTTTTGCTAGTGCAAAATCTCTTTTGATGATGGGAAAAGCAAATTATCGATTGGGAAATTATCAACCTGCCCTTAGTAATCTTATCAAATCGCAAAAGCTTTTTTCCACTTTGAACGATAAACGGGGAATGGCAGATGTCCAATTAATTGCCGGTCTTACTCAATTACGTTTGAGCAATTTTGACAGAGCACTTTTCTATTTATTGAATACCTTGAAACTTGAGCGTGAACTGGGCAGTAAAAAAGGAACTCTGAAAGCTCTTAATCATATCGCCGATCTTCACTATTATCTGCAAAATTACGATGAATCTCTAAAATATTATAAAGATGCTTTGGCCCTGGAACAGCAAGTTGGAAGCTCTGAATCCATTTCGACGACGCTTTCCAATTTGGGAATGGTACACGCAGATCGAGGAGATTTTGATAATGCTCTTCAATACTATATGCGATCTTTGCAGATAGAACAGAAAGCTGAGAATTCTGGTGGAGTTGCCAATGCCTATTACAATTTGGGATTGCTCTATTCCAAACTGGAAGATTATGACCGGGCTTTGGATTATCTCGATCAATCTTTGAATTTGAATCTTGAGATCGGAAGTAAATACGAGATATCCAACACTTTTCTTCATATAGGAAAGATATATACAAAACTTGGTGATAAAGATATGGCTTTCGCCAATCTTACTCAGGGAATTCAGATCGCTATCGATATAAATTCCCGAATTTTACTGCGCGATGGATATTACAATTTATACGAATATTACAACGAGCAAAATGACCTTCCACACGCTTTCCAATATTACAAACTTTATGCAAATCAGAAAGAGCTGATCTTAACTGAAACCAACAAAAAACAGCTTCAGGAATTGCAGACTGGCTTGCAACATCTGGATAATGAAAAAGAGATAGAACTGAAAGAAAAAGAGGAAGTGATCGGTCGGCTGGTTTCCGATAAACGAAAACTTTTCAATTTGCTTCTCATCTTTGGCGTAGTTGCCGTAACTTCTGCTGCTGGAATTCTTTACTACCGTTTCCGTCAGGAAAGTATCATCAATAAAAAGCTGAAAACCGAGATCGTAGAAAAAGAAGAAATTGAACATAAACTCAGCAACAGATTGGCTATCGAAAAGGTTGTTTCCAGCATTTCATCGAATTTTATTAAAATAAAAGATTTTAACAAAGTAATTAAATTATCATTGGAAAATATCGGTAAAGTTTGTAATGCCAGTAGAGCCAGTTTGTTTTTGATAAGTGAAAATAACAAAGCTTTGGAACGAACTCACGTGTGGCAGGAAAGTGGTTTGGGCATGTTGCCTCCCAGCATCAAAGAGATGGAAATTTCCAAAAACAAATGGTGGAATTCTAAACTGGAAAATGATGAAATTGTACATGTTGATGATGTTTCCATGATGCCGCAGGAAGCATTTCAGGAACAGAGATTTCTGGAACAACAAGGTGTGAAATCAGCTTTAGCTTTTGCCGTAAAATTCAAACAGAGATTGATTGGATTTGTTTCTTTCGAAAACTTTTCTAAAACTCATAAATGGCAGACAGAAGATTTTGCTCTTCTAAGTTTATTCTCAGAAACTATTGGACTTTTCTTTGAACGAAAGGAGATGGAAGACCGTCTGCGAAATGCTAACAGCTTGCTCGAGCGCAGAGTAAGTGAGCGCACTCAGGAACTGGCAAATGCCAACCAGGAATTGCAGCTGGAAATTGCGGAAAGAAAAAGAGCTCAGCAAGACCTTAATGATAGTTATCATCGTTTGAAAAAAGCAATGGAAGAAACAGTGAATGCTCTTATTTCAGCTGTAGAAATCCGTGATCCTTATACTGCCGGACATCAGCTTCGTGTAGCTACTTTAAGCCGAGAGATCGGTCTGGCAATGGGGCTGGGAAAAGAACAGCTGGATAGCATTCGTATTGCTGCCATTCTGCATGATATTGGAAAGATATATGTTCCAACCGAAATTCTAACTAAACCTGCCAGATTGACGGAAACAGAATACAGCATGATCAAAAATCATCCTCTGGCTGGATATGATATTTTGAAAACTATCGACTTTGAACTTCCTGTGGCAAAAATAGTTTATCAACACCACGAAAAGATCAATGGTTCCGGCTATCCTCAGGGCTTGGCAGGAAACGAGATAATGCTGGAAGCCAAAATTGTGAATATAGCCGATGTGGTAGATGCTATGATCTCGCAAAGACCGTACAGAAATTCTCAGGGAATCGATGAAGCACTAGCTGAATTGCGTCGGAATGCGGGTTTGCTTTACGATGAAGATATTGTGCAGGTTTGTATCGATCTTTTCAACAATAGAGGTTTCCAATTTGAGGAGATAAAAGTTCGCACATCACCCAGATAG
- a CDS encoding HD domain-containing protein yields the protein MEKIVKALTAAMEVWDPFTAQHQKRVNQLAMEIAREMNLSEKSKKMLNYASLLHDIGKINLPLELLSKPGTLADSELNLIKRHSEIGFEILKKIEFPPEICQIVLQHHEKMNGKGYPRGLTGSEILLEARILMVANTVEAIASNRPYRPVIGLGEALNEVEQNIGGKYDNAVVDACLRIFRQGEFELDELIIPTYDDPDRSDLMFHFKDNYETDIS from the coding sequence ATGGAAAAAATCGTAAAAGCTCTCACTGCTGCTATGGAAGTTTGGGATCCGTTTACTGCTCAGCATCAAAAAAGAGTAAATCAGCTGGCAATGGAAATTGCACGGGAGATGAACCTTTCTGAAAAGAGTAAAAAGATGCTCAATTATGCGTCACTGCTGCACGATATCGGAAAGATTAATCTACCATTGGAACTGCTCAGTAAACCGGGAACTTTAGCTGATTCTGAATTGAACCTGATTAAAAGACATAGTGAAATTGGATTTGAGATTCTGAAGAAAATTGAATTTCCTCCCGAAATTTGCCAGATAGTTCTGCAGCATCATGAGAAAATGAATGGTAAAGGATATCCTCGAGGTCTTACCGGATCTGAGATTTTATTGGAAGCGCGAATTTTAATGGTTGCGAACACTGTAGAAGCAATTGCGTCCAATCGACCTTATCGTCCTGTGATTGGTTTGGGAGAAGCTCTTAATGAAGTCGAACAAAATATCGGTGGCAAATATGATAATGCTGTTGTTGATGCCTGTCTGCGGATTTTTCGACAAGGTGAATTCGAATTGGATGAACTGATTATTCCTACTTACGATGATCCTGATCGCAGTGATTTGATGTTCCATTTTAAAGATAATTACGAAACTGATATTTCCTGA
- a CDS encoding cysteine desulfurase encodes MKDQLNLSDPIYLDYNATTPIDPQVADAMEPFLRQKFGNPSSGHVYGVKTKIAVNKARKQLAELINCEPENLIFTSGGTESNNYAIRGFAFANRARGNHIITSVVEHPAVINVCKYLEVHGFQVTYLPVDRFGTVDTDHVLEAVKEETILISIMHANNEVGTIQRIKQIAETAHKNEIILHCDAAQSLGKIAVDINELGVDLLSIAGHKLYAPKGVGALYVKPGIELEKFMIGGNQENDKRAGTENVLEIVGLGKAAEIAKENLQQEMKKNTELRDLLQAELQKAFPDAKLNGHPTQRLPNTLNISFKDVDEFAILEIFSEVAASAGAACHSDTVSISPVLEAMQVSLEYARGTIRFSVGRFTKKSDILTTLKIVKGILKK; translated from the coding sequence ATGAAAGATCAACTAAATTTATCTGATCCGATCTATCTGGATTACAATGCCACAACTCCTATCGATCCGCAAGTTGCCGATGCGATGGAACCATTTTTAAGACAGAAATTTGGCAATCCTTCCAGTGGACATGTGTATGGAGTAAAAACAAAAATTGCTGTAAATAAGGCTCGCAAACAATTAGCAGAACTGATAAACTGCGAACCTGAAAATCTGATTTTTACCAGTGGAGGAACAGAATCCAATAATTATGCAATCCGCGGATTTGCCTTTGCAAATCGAGCCAGGGGAAATCATATCATTACATCAGTGGTAGAACATCCGGCTGTTATCAATGTTTGTAAATATCTGGAAGTTCACGGATTTCAAGTTACTTATCTTCCTGTAGACCGATTTGGTACGGTCGATACCGATCACGTTTTGGAAGCTGTAAAAGAAGAAACGATCCTGATCTCAATAATGCATGCAAATAATGAAGTGGGAACGATCCAACGCATAAAGCAAATAGCCGAAACTGCTCATAAAAATGAGATTATTCTGCATTGTGATGCGGCTCAATCTCTGGGAAAAATTGCTGTAGATATAAATGAATTGGGCGTTGATCTTCTGTCGATCGCCGGGCATAAGCTTTACGCACCAAAAGGTGTGGGAGCTTTGTACGTTAAGCCGGGAATCGAGCTGGAAAAATTCATGATCGGTGGAAACCAGGAAAATGACAAACGTGCTGGAACCGAAAATGTTTTAGAAATCGTGGGTTTGGGAAAAGCAGCCGAGATTGCCAAAGAAAATCTGCAGCAGGAGATGAAAAAAAATACGGAACTTCGTGACCTTTTGCAAGCAGAATTACAAAAAGCATTTCCCGATGCTAAACTGAATGGACATCCAACTCAACGCTTACCAAATACTTTGAATATCAGCTTTAAAGATGTTGATGAATTCGCAATTTTAGAGATTTTTTCTGAAGTGGCTGCTTCGGCCGGAGCTGCCTGCCATTCCGATACTGTTTCCATTTCTCCGGTTTTGGAAGCGATGCAGGTTTCCCTGGAATATGCCAGAGGAACTATCAGATTTTCCGTGGGAAGATTCACGAAGAAATCTGATATTTTAACAACGTTAAAGATTGTTAAAGGAATTCTGAAGAAATAA